A window of the Pogona vitticeps strain Pit_001003342236 chromosome 4, PviZW2.1, whole genome shotgun sequence genome harbors these coding sequences:
- the LOC110091089 gene encoding proto-oncogene Mas, whose product MQRLNTMINFSLTTLSLSDAGKKYDGTYNETGLPDKSSNCHDPGLDKEVLVFAIFTVLFCILGILGNGIVIHLLGSSKRNTFTMYILNLSIADFGLVTAELIIEIHWFVTHLYCGFPYHSFQTVFLIMYSTGQFILTVISIDRCMSLFFPIWYRCRRPSHLPFILCIIIWVLSLILGGVHHILIVTTSLGDSNLMYQFIVNAVLCLPLMTVSSLTLLIKVYFVSNQQKRGKLLLAILLTLIFFLILAFPLNAFYFTIYIFHTIHPNLVHYGYLCACINSSINPLIYYIVGRVKMGRAKQSMKDILQRMFKEEEQSSEEMETTEGKI is encoded by the coding sequence ATGCAAAGACTCAACACGATGATCAACTTCAGCCTAACAACCTTATCCCTttctgatgctggaaagaaatATGACGGAACGTACAATGAAACTGGTCTTCCAGATAAAAGTAGCAACTGTCACGATCCAGGGCTAGACAAGGAAGTCCTTGTGTTTGCTATCTTCACCgtgcttttttgcattttgggGATTCTGGGGAATGGAATTGTCATCCACCTGCTTGGCTCCAGCAAGAGGAATACATTCACGATGTATATTCTTAACCTGTCCATTGCTGACTTTGGTTTGGTTACAGCTGAACTGATCATAGAAATACATTGGTTTGTGACACACCTGTACTGCGGCTTTCCATATCATTCGTTTCAGACAGTGTTCCTCATTATGTACAGTACGGGACAATTTATATTGACGGTCATCAGCATTGACCGCTGCATGTCGCTCTTCTTCCCAATTTGGTATCGATGCCGACGTCCATCACATTTACCCTTCATTCTGTGCATCATCATATGGGTCCTCTCTCTCATCCTCGGCGGAGTTCACCATATTCTCATTGTTACTACAAGCCTTGGGGACTCTAATCTAATGTACCAGTTTATCGTAAATGCCGTGCTTTGCCTCCCACTGATGACAGTTTCCAGCCTGACCCTGCTCATCAAAGTTTACTTTGTGTCAAACcaacagaaaaggggaaaactTTTGCTAGCGATTCTCCTTACCCTCATCTTCTTCCTGATCTTGGCTTTCCCACTTAATGCTTTTTACTTTACCATCTATATTTTCCACACAATCCATCCCAATCTTGTGCATTATGGCTACTTGTGCGCCTGTATAAACAGCAGCATTAACCCCCTGATCTATTACATTGTTGGGAGAGTGAAGATGGGCAGAGCTAAGCAGAGCATGAAAGACATACTTCAGAGGATGTTCAAGGAGGAAGAACAGTCTTCAGAAGAAATGGAGACAACTGAAGGTAAAATATGA